In Rhinolophus sinicus isolate RSC01 chromosome X, ASM3656204v1, whole genome shotgun sequence, a single genomic region encodes these proteins:
- the PPP1R2C gene encoding protein phosphatase inhibitor 2 family member C — protein MAAFTTSHRPIRGILKNKSSTTASSVEAPTQQSGGATQVERKKSQRWDESNILATYRPSYRDYDLMKINEPSTPQLSIQDGREDTAYGFETKDRTQNITVDILAKKFAAIDTSELNQKMREPESHGAHTSKIFLDKQEKQRQFELRRKLHYNEGLTIKLARQLIARDFQFEEMEDENEQCPLLIFNEEKTPAEEPDEDPASDELQNQPRYV, from the coding sequence ATGGCAGCCTTCACCACCTCACACCGACCCATCAGGGGGATCCTCAAGAACAAAAGCTCGACGACGGCTTCCTCTGTGGAGGCCCCCACACAGCAGTCCGGAGGGGCTAcccaagtagaaagaaaaaagtcgCAGAGGTGGGACGAATCAAACATCCTGGCAACATACCGCCCTTCATACAGAGACTATGATTTAATGAAGATAAATGAGCCCAGCACTCCTCAACTCAGTATACAAGATGGTCGAGAAGATACAGCATATGGTTTTGAAACAAAAGACCGTACTCAAAACATAACTGTAGACATTTTAGCTAAGAAATTCGCGGCCATTGATACCTCCGAGCTGAACCAGAAGATGCGAGAACCAGAGAGCCACGGGGCGCACACTAGCAAAATTTTCCTcgacaaacaagaaaaacagcgGCAGTTCGAATTGAGAAGGAAGCTGCACTACAACGAAGGACTGACTATCAAATTAGCTAGACAGTTAATTGCAAGAGACTTCCAATTTGAGGAAATGGAGGATGAAAACGAACAATGTCCACTTCTAATCTTCAATGAAGAGAAAACTCCTGCAGAAGAACCAGATGAAGATCCTGCAAGTGATGAACTGCAAAACCAGCCACGCTATGTGTAG